The segment CCGGATACCACTCGCCGACACGGGAGTGTGCCGGGTTCGCACACCTACCGAGTCGTGGCGGCTCTTTAAGTTCGTCTCGCCAGTAGTCTCCCGACATGAACGGGCTCTCCGGAACCTCGGTTCTCGTCGTCGGTGCCGGGTTCGGCGGACTGTCGACGGCGTGCTACCTCGCGGACGCCGGCGCGGACGTAACCGTCGTCGAGAAGAACGACGGCCTCGGTGGTCGCGCCTCGACCCTCGAACGCGACGGCTTCCGGTTCGACATGGGGCCGTCGTGGTACCTGATGCCGGACGTCTTCGAGCGGTTCTTCGGCGAGTTCGACCGGGAGCCGACGGACTACTACGGCCTCGAGCACCTCGACCCGCACTATCGCATCTTCTTCAAGGACGGCGACCGCGTCGACGTGACGCCGGACCTCGAACGGTCGAAGGAGGTGTTCGAGTCCTACGAGGACGGCGCCGGCGACGCCCTCGAGCGCTACCTCGAGCAGAGCGCGGAGAACTACGAAGTCGGGATGGAGCACTTCGTGTACGAGGACCGACCGCGCCTCCGGGACTGGCTCGACGGCGACGTCGCGAAGCAAGCCCGCGGCCTCACGCTACTGGGATCGATGCAGGACCACGTCGAGAACTACTTCGACCACCCGAAGCTCCAGCAGATCATGCAGTACACGCTCGTCTTCCTCGGCGGGTCCCCGAACAACACGCCCGCGCTCTACAACCTCATGAGTCACGTCGACTTCGAGCTCGGCGTCTGGTACCCCGAGGGCGGCATGGGCGGCGTCGTCGACGGCATGGCCGACCTCGGCCGGGAACTCGGCGTCGAGTTCGTCACGGACACGCCCGTTTCCGAGATCATGGGTCGCCGCGGCGGGTTCAAGGTTACCACGGAGCCGGGGGAGACGTTCTTCCCCGACCTCGTCGTGAGCGACGCGGACTACGCGCACACCGAACTGGAACTCCTCGACGAGGGCAAGCGGGCCTACGACGCGGACTACTGGGAGTCGAGGACGTACGCGCCGTCGGCGTTCCTCATGTACATGGGCGTCGAGGGCGACGTCGAGGAACTGGAACACCACACGCTCGTGCTGCCGACGGACTGGCAGCAGCACTTCGACGAGATATTCGAGGACCCGGCGTGGCCCGAGGACCCCGCGTACTACCTCTGCGTCCCCTCGAAGACGGACGACTCGGTCGCGCCCGACGGCCACTCGAACCTGTTCGCGCTCGTCCCCGTCGCGCCCGGGCTCCACGACGACTCCGAGACGCGCGAGTACTACCGCGACCTCGTGCTCGACGACGTCGCCGAGAACACGGGCGTCGACCTCCGCGACCGCATGGTCGTCGAGGAGACGTTCACCATCTCGGACTTCGCCGACCGCTACAACGCGTACGGCGGGTCCGCGCTCGGGCTCGCGCACACGCTCCGCCAGACGTCGCTGTTCCGGCCGTCGCGGCGCTCCGAGAGCGTCGACGGCCTCTACTACACGGGGTCGTACACGACGCCCGGCATCGGCGTTCCGATGTGTCTCATCAGCGGGGAACTGACCGCGGACGCGGTCCGCGAAGACGCCGGTCTCGACCCCGTCCGCCAGGGATGACCACCGAACGAGCGCAGGGTTCGACCGGCGAGGGAGCGCAGGGATGACCGCCGAGCGAACGCCAAAATCGACCACGACAGCGGTCGGCGAGGCGCTCGCGTCCCTGCTCACGCTCTCGCGGCCCCGGTTCTGGTTCTACCTCGCCGGACCGGTCGTCGTCGGCGTCGCGTACGCCGCCGCGGACGTCCCCGACCTGTTCGCGCCCGTCGCGCTCGCGCTGTTCGCGTACTTCCTCGTCCCGGCGAACGTCTACCTGTACGGCGTCAACGACGTCTTCGACCGGGACGTCGACGAAGCGAACCCGAAGAAGGACGGTCGCGAGGCGCGGTTCTCGGGCGAGACGTGGGTCGCGGTGGTCGTCGCCGCCTGCGGCCTCCTGCTCGTTCCGGTCGCCGCGTTCGCGCCGCCGCTCGCGTGGCCGTACCTCGCCGCGTACGCCGTCCTCGCCACCGAGTACAGCGCGCCGCCGCTGCGGTTCAAGACGACGCCGTTCCTGGACTCGCTCTCGAACGGCCTCTACGTCCTCCCCGGCGCGGCCGCGTACGCCGCCGTCGCCGGCCAGCACCCACCACTTGCGGCGCTCGTCGGTGCGTGGCTGTGGACGATGGCGATGCACACGTTCTCCGCCATCCCCGACATCGAACCCGACCGCGAGGCCGGCATCAGTACCCTCGCGACCGTCCTCGGCGAGACGCGGACGTACGCGTACTGCTTCGCGACCTGGACCGCCGCCGCGGTCGCGTTCGCCGCAGTCGACTTCCGCCTGGGCGCGCTCCTCGCGGTCTACCCCGTCTTCGTCGCGTGGGTCGCGCGCTCGTCGGTCGCCGTCGACCGCGCGTACTGGTGGTTCCCGTACCTGAACACCGTGATCGGCACGATGCTCACGCTCGGCGCGCTCTGGAGGCTGACGAATGGCGTCTGACGGCCCCAGCGCCGACTCGCGGTCGCTCGCGGACGCGACCGCCGACTCGTCCGAGCGCGAGCGCCTGCAGGCGCGACTCGACGAACTCGTCCGCGAGCACCGGTTCACGATCGCGGTCGTGTTCCCGCTCGTCGGCGCGGTCTCGCTCGTCGCGAGCGCCGAAGGCTGGTACCCCGACCCCGTCGTCTTCCTCGAGTTCAATCCGCTCTTCGTGCTGTTCGGCGTCCTCGTGATGCGGCTCCCGCTCGTCGCCGGCGTCGCCCCGCTCGTCGACCGGAAGGCCGGCGTCGCGCTCGCGCTCCTGACGGCGTACGCGTACGGCATCGAGTACGTCGGCGCCACCACCGGCTGGCCGTACGGCGCGTTCGAGTACACCGTCCCCCTCGGACCGATGATTGCTGACACCATTCCCGTCGCCCTCCCCGTGTTCTTCTTCCCGCTCGTCCTGAACGCGTACCTCCTCACGCTCCTCCTGCTCGGCGACCGCGCCGACAGCACGCCGATACGGCTCGGTGCGACCATCGCCGCCGTCCTCGCGACCGACCTCGTCCTCGACCCCGGCGCCGTCGCCGTCCGGTTCTGGGCGTACGACTGCGCCGCGACCGGCACCTGCGGCTACTACGGCGTGCCGTGGTCGAACTACGCGGGCTGGGTGCTCTCCGCGACCGTCGCCGTCCTCGCGTTCGACCGCGGCCTCGACCGCGCCGGCCTCGGGCGTCGCCTCCGCGAGTGCGAGTTCATGCTCGACGACCTCGTGAGCTTCGTCCTCCTCTGGGGGGGAATCAACGCCCTCTACGGGAACTGGATCCCCGTCGCCATCGCGGCCGCCCTCGGCGTCGGCCTCCTCCGAACCGACCGCTTCGACTTCGCCGTCGGCGACAGCGCACTCCTCAGGGCCGTCCGACGCTGACGGCGACGACGACCGACTCCAACGTCAGCGTGCGCGCGTCGAGCGAAGTCGAAGGGCGGAGCAGGGGCCACGTGCCGTAGAACGCCAGTAGAAGTGCTCGCATCTCTCCGCTTGCCCTACCACGACGGCAGCCAGCCGCGGACGCGACCGAGCGCTTCGCGGTAGTCGAAGTCCGTGCACGAGGACTGCTCGGCGCGCTCCTCGGTGCGGTCGTCGCCGTACGGAACCGCCGACACGCGCCGGAAGACGGCCTCGGGGTCCCTGTTCCACTGCCAGTGCCAGCGCGTGCGAACGAGACACCAGAGCTTCCGCCACGTCGGCAGGTCCACGTCCACGCTCACGGTGTCGTAGTCGCGACGTCGCACCACGCGGTGGTGTTCGGCGTACAGGACCGCCGCGAGCAGGACCGCGAGCTGGCAGTCCTCGGGCAGGTACCGGATGCCGGCGACGCCCTCGCGGTACAGCGAATCCGCGCGCGCGGTCTCCGTCGCGATGGCGTCCCGAATCTCCGGCGTGAACTCGAGACGCTCGACGTCCTCGACGGTCGCACCGTGGCGCTCGAGGGTCGCCTCGGGGAGGTAGACGCGGTCGCGGTCGACGACGTCCTCGCGGACGTCCCGGACGAAGTTCGACAACTGGAACGCCTCCCCGAGCGCGATCGCGTGCGGGAGCGCCTGCTCGTGGGCGTCGTCGTCGAGGTGCATGATCTCCGTCATCATCACGCCGACGGCCGCCGCCGACCCGCGCATGTACGCCTCGAGGTCCGCGTACGTCTCGTAGCGGTCCGTGTCGACGTCCGCCGCCATCGCGTCGACGAACTCGTTCACCCACTCGTCGTCGATGCCGTACTCCTCGCATAGCTCCGCGAACGCCTCCAGCACCGCGTCGTCCGCGGGCGCCTCGCCGAGTGCTTGCGCGCGCAACTCCTCGAGTCGCCGCGCACGCTCCTCGCGAGACCGACCGTCGGGGTCGTCGACGACCTCGTCCGCGATCCGGAAGAACCCGTAGAGGACGTACGTCGGGTGCCTGATGCGTTCGGGGAGCAATCGGGTCGCGATGTGGAAGGTCTTCCCAGTCTCCCGCTGGATCGCCTTCCCTTCCTCCACGTGTTCGTCGTGCATCGTGTGTACTCCGGCGAGGTCCCGATCGGTGGGCGTCTCTCCGTGTCATGATAGGGGAGACGTTAGGAAATAACTGGCCTACACAACAGGTTAGGAACGGTCGGTCACGGACGCCGGCCGCAGGCGGACGCGAACCGCAGACGGCGGGATGCCGGCGCCGAGGTCACTCCGCCGCGGCGTGCGCGTACACGAACGCCCGCAGGAGTTTCGCGGCGAGGGTCGCGGCCTGGCCGTCGTCGCGGTCGTTCACCTCGACGACGTCGAACCCGTCGACGCACCCCGTCGCCGCGACCGACCGGACGACGTCCCGGAGCGTCGCCGCGTCCAGCCCGAACGGCTCGGGCGTCCCCGTCCCCGGCGCGAACGCCGGGTCCGCCGCGTCCACGTCCACGGACAGGTACACCGACGCGTCCGCATCGAACGACGGCTCCCACGCGGGAACGGCCGCCGGCTCGACGACGGTCACGTCGCCCTCGCTCGCGCGCTCGTACTCCGCTTCGCTCCCCGCACGCGCCCCGAGGACGACCGCACGGTCAGCGGTCTCCAGCGCGTGACGCGTCACCGTCGCGTGACTCAACTCGTTCCCGTCGTACTCGGTCTTGAGGTCGAGGTGTGCGTCGAGACAGACGAACACGTCCGGGTCGACCGCGCGAACGCCCGCGACCGACACCGTGTGCTCGCCGCCGACGACGAGCGGGACCGCATCGTCCCACAGGACGTCCGTACAGACGCCCTCGAGGTACTCCAGGTACTCGACGGCGTCGTCCCACGCGCGGACGTCGCCGTGGTCGGCGACGTCCAGCGCAGTAAAGTGCGTGCCGGTGGCGTGGTCGTAGTCGTCGAACGCGCGCGCGTACCGGCGGACGCGCTCGGGCCCGAACCGCGTCCCGGGCTGGAACGACGTCGAGACGTCGAGCGGTGCGCCGACGACGACGTACTCCGCGGCGTCGCGGTCGACGCCCGCGCCCGGGAACATCTACCTCAAAGGACCTTCCGCTGGCCCTCGAACTCG is part of the Halorubellus sp. JP-L1 genome and harbors:
- a CDS encoding NAD(P)/FAD-dependent oxidoreductase is translated as MNGLSGTSVLVVGAGFGGLSTACYLADAGADVTVVEKNDGLGGRASTLERDGFRFDMGPSWYLMPDVFERFFGEFDREPTDYYGLEHLDPHYRIFFKDGDRVDVTPDLERSKEVFESYEDGAGDALERYLEQSAENYEVGMEHFVYEDRPRLRDWLDGDVAKQARGLTLLGSMQDHVENYFDHPKLQQIMQYTLVFLGGSPNNTPALYNLMSHVDFELGVWYPEGGMGGVVDGMADLGRELGVEFVTDTPVSEIMGRRGGFKVTTEPGETFFPDLVVSDADYAHTELELLDEGKRAYDADYWESRTYAPSAFLMYMGVEGDVEELEHHTLVLPTDWQQHFDEIFEDPAWPEDPAYYLCVPSKTDDSVAPDGHSNLFALVPVAPGLHDDSETREYYRDLVLDDVAENTGVDLRDRMVVEETFTISDFADRYNAYGGSALGLAHTLRQTSLFRPSRRSESVDGLYYTGSYTTPGIGVPMCLISGELTADAVREDAGLDPVRQG
- a CDS encoding prenyltransferase; protein product: MTAERTPKSTTTAVGEALASLLTLSRPRFWFYLAGPVVVGVAYAAADVPDLFAPVALALFAYFLVPANVYLYGVNDVFDRDVDEANPKKDGREARFSGETWVAVVVAACGLLLVPVAAFAPPLAWPYLAAYAVLATEYSAPPLRFKTTPFLDSLSNGLYVLPGAAAYAAVAGQHPPLAALVGAWLWTMAMHTFSAIPDIEPDREAGISTLATVLGETRTYAYCFATWTAAAVAFAAVDFRLGALLAVYPVFVAWVARSSVAVDRAYWWFPYLNTVIGTMLTLGALWRLTNGV
- the cruF gene encoding bisanhydrobacterioruberin hydratase, with the protein product MASDGPSADSRSLADATADSSERERLQARLDELVREHRFTIAVVFPLVGAVSLVASAEGWYPDPVVFLEFNPLFVLFGVLVMRLPLVAGVAPLVDRKAGVALALLTAYAYGIEYVGATTGWPYGAFEYTVPLGPMIADTIPVALPVFFFPLVLNAYLLTLLLLGDRADSTPIRLGATIAAVLATDLVLDPGAVAVRFWAYDCAATGTCGYYGVPWSNYAGWVLSATVAVLAFDRGLDRAGLGRRLRECEFMLDDLVSFVLLWGGINALYGNWIPVAIAAALGVGLLRTDRFDFAVGDSALLRAVRR
- a CDS encoding phytoene/squalene synthase family protein, which codes for MHDEHVEEGKAIQRETGKTFHIATRLLPERIRHPTYVLYGFFRIADEVVDDPDGRSREERARRLEELRAQALGEAPADDAVLEAFAELCEEYGIDDEWVNEFVDAMAADVDTDRYETYADLEAYMRGSAAAVGVMMTEIMHLDDDAHEQALPHAIALGEAFQLSNFVRDVREDVVDRDRVYLPEATLERHGATVEDVERLEFTPEIRDAIATETARADSLYREGVAGIRYLPEDCQLAVLLAAVLYAEHHRVVRRRDYDTVSVDVDLPTWRKLWCLVRTRWHWQWNRDPEAVFRRVSAVPYGDDRTEERAEQSSCTDFDYREALGRVRGWLPSW
- the speB gene encoding agmatinase, translating into MFPGAGVDRDAAEYVVVGAPLDVSTSFQPGTRFGPERVRRYARAFDDYDHATGTHFTALDVADHGDVRAWDDAVEYLEYLEGVCTDVLWDDAVPLVVGGEHTVSVAGVRAVDPDVFVCLDAHLDLKTEYDGNELSHATVTRHALETADRAVVLGARAGSEAEYERASEGDVTVVEPAAVPAWEPSFDADASVYLSVDVDAADPAFAPGTGTPEPFGLDAATLRDVVRSVAATGCVDGFDVVEVNDRDDGQAATLAAKLLRAFVYAHAAAE